A portion of the Lacibacter sp. H375 genome contains these proteins:
- a CDS encoding HupE/UreJ family protein — MGDFGFYLREGFYHITDWKGYDHILFVMALCLPYFMKDWKQVLLLITAFTIGHSVTLALSVFNKILISSTWIEFLIPITIIMTALENLFRNNTQPKYVRFRYVSALLFGLIHGLGFSNYLRSMMGKSENIISQLLAFNIGLELGQLLIVLAALMVSFIFVRLLNIKQREWTVFISGSIFGISFIMALERLPF, encoded by the coding sequence ATGGGGGATTTTGGGTTTTATTTAAGGGAAGGTTTTTATCATATCACCGATTGGAAAGGTTACGATCATATCTTGTTCGTAATGGCGCTTTGCCTCCCCTATTTTATGAAAGACTGGAAACAGGTATTATTGTTGATCACTGCATTCACTATCGGTCACAGCGTTACATTGGCATTAAGTGTATTCAATAAAATTCTGATCTCCAGTACATGGATCGAATTTCTGATACCCATCACCATTATCATGACCGCACTGGAAAATTTATTCCGCAACAACACTCAACCAAAGTATGTAAGGTTTCGTTATGTTTCTGCATTGTTGTTTGGGTTGATCCATGGTCTTGGTTTCAGCAATTACCTGAGAAGTATGATGGGCAAGAGCGAAAACATCATCTCTCAACTGCTTGCATTCAATATTGGCCTGGAACTTGGTCAGTTATTGATTGTACTTGCTGCGTTGATGGTTTCCTTCATCTTTGTGCGCCTGCTGAATATAAAGCAAAGAGAATGGACTGTGTTTATCAGCGGCAGCATTTTTGGTATTTCATTTATTATGGCGCTTGAGCGCTTACCGTTTTAA
- a CDS encoding DUF6702 family protein: protein MVAELYKRLGESKPGVVSRESAVVNRPWSIVRRLFLMMAVVFCLTAFALHPYYMSVTEFEYKPAEKEVQVACKIFTDDLEETLKKEYKRKVDILNASSKKENEQLLNRYLQQHLRLQLDGKTAALQMIGFEQEGEAVWIYLVASNTAAFKSAIVFNDLLYSYREDQLNIIHFKNKGERKSHRFTFPNKEVTLSW from the coding sequence ATGGTGGCAGAATTATATAAACGGCTCGGTGAAAGCAAGCCGGGAGTGGTGAGTAGAGAGTCGGCAGTGGTGAATCGTCCGTGGTCGATCGTCCGTCGTCTGTTTTTAATGATGGCTGTCGTCTTCTGCCTAACGGCTTTCGCTCTTCATCCTTACTACATGAGCGTAACGGAATTTGAATACAAACCTGCTGAGAAAGAAGTGCAGGTGGCATGTAAAATTTTTACTGATGACCTGGAAGAAACATTGAAAAAGGAATACAAACGAAAAGTTGACATACTCAATGCTTCATCGAAAAAAGAAAATGAACAACTGCTCAACCGTTACCTGCAGCAGCATTTGCGTTTACAGCTCGATGGAAAGACTGCTGCATTGCAAATGATCGGCTTTGAACAGGAAGGTGAAGCCGTATGGATCTATCTTGTTGCAAGTAATACCGCTGCATTTAAATCGGCTATTGTGTTTAATGATCTGTTGTATAGTTACAGAGAAGATCAGTTAAACATCATCCATTTCAAAAATAAAGGTGAACGTAAGAGTCACCGGTTTACATTTCCCAA